The following are encoded together in the Thermothelomyces thermophilus ATCC 42464 chromosome 3, complete sequence genome:
- the cbdA gene encoding carbohydrate-binding module family 1 protein (CAZy_ID 267777): MRTSSRLIGALAAALLPSALAQNNAPVTFTDPDSGITFNTWGLAEDSPQTKGGFTFGVALPSDALTTDAKEFIGYLKCARNDESGWCGVSLGGPMTNSLLIAAWPHEDTVYTSLRFATGYAMPDVYQGDAEITQVSSSVNSTHFSLIFRCENCLQWSQSGATGGASTSNGVLVLGWVQAFADPGNPTCPDQITLEQHDNGMGIWGAQLNSDAASPSYTEWAAQATKTVTGDCGGPTETSVVGVPVPTGVSFDYIVVGGGAGGIPAADKLSEAGKSVLLIEKGFASTANTGGTLGPEWLEGHDLTRFDVPGLCNQIWVDSKGIACEDTDQMAGCVLGGGTAVNAGLWFKPYSLDWDYLFPSGWKYKDVQPAINRALSRIPGTDAPSTDGKRYYQQGFDVLSKGLAGGGWTSVTANNAPDKKNRTFSHAPFMFAGGERNGPLGTYFQTAKKRSNFKLWLNTSVKRVIRQGGHITGVEVEPFRDGGYQGIVPVTKVTGRVILSAGTFGSAKILLRSGIGPNDQLQVVAASEKDGPTMISNSSWINLPVGYNLDDHLNTDTVISHPDVVFYDFYEAWDNPIQSDKDSYLNSRTGILAQAAPNIGPMFWEEIKGADGIVRQLQWTARVEGSLGAPNGKTMTMSQYLGRGATSRGRMTITPSLTTVVSDVPYLKDPNDKEAVIQGIINLQNALKNVANLTWLFPNSTITPRQYVDSMVVSPSNRRSNHWMGTNKIGTDDGRKGGSAVVDLNTKVYGTDNLFVIDASIFPGVPTTNPTSYIVTASEHASARILALPDLTPVPKYGQCGGREWSGSFVCADGSTCQMQNEWYSQCL, translated from the exons ATGAGGACCTCCTCTCGTTTAATCGGTGCCCTTGCGGCGGCAC TCTTGCCGTCTGCCCTTGCGCAGAACAACGCGCCGGTAACCTTCACCGACCCGGACTCGGGCATTACCTTCAACACGTGGGGTCTCGCCGAGGATTCTCCCCAGACTAAGGGCGGTTTCACTTTTGGTGTTGCTCTGCCCTCTGATGCCCTCACGACAGACGCCAAGGAGTTCATCGGTTACTTG AAATGCGCGAGGAACGATGAGAGCGGTTGGTGCGGTGTCTCCCTGGGCGGCCCCATGACCAACTCGCTCCTCATCGCGGCCTGGCCCCACGAGGACACCGTCTACACCTCTCTCCGCTTCGCCACCGGCTATGCCATGCCGGATGTCTACCAGGGGGACGCCGAGATCACCCAGGTCTCCTCCTCTGTCAACTCGACGCACTTCAGCCTCATCTTCAGGTGCGAGAACTGCCTGCAATGGAGTCAAAGCGGCGCCACCGGCGGTGCCTCCACCTCGAACGGCGTGTTGGTCCTCGGCTGGGTCCAGGCATTCGCCGACCCCGGCAACCCGACCTGCCCCGACCAGATCACCCTCGAGCAGCACGACAACGGCATGGGTATCTGGGGTGCCCAGCTCAACTCCGACGCCGCCAGCCCGTCCTACACCGAGTGGGCCGCCCAGGCCACCAAGACCGTCACGGGTGACTGCGGCGGTCCCACCGAGACCTCTGTCGTCGGTGTCCCCGTTCCGACGGGCGTCTCGTTCGATTACATCGTCGTGGGCGGCGGTGCCGGTGGCATCCCCGCCGCCGACAAGCTCAGCGAGGCCGGCAAGAGTGTGCTGCTCATCGAGAAGGGCTTTGCCTCGACCGCCAACACCGGAGGCACTCTCGGCCCCGAGTGGCTCGAGGGCCACGACCTTACCCGCTTTGACGTGCCGGGTCTGTGCAACCAGATCTGGGTTGACTCCAAGGGGATCGCTTGCGAGGATACCGACCAGATGGCTGGCTGtgtcctcggcggcggtaCCGCCGTGAATGCCGGCCTGTGGTTCAAGCCCTACTCGCTCGACTGGGACTACCTCTTCCCTAGTGGTTGGAAGTACAAAGACGTCCAGCCGGCCATCAACCGCGCCCTCTCGCGCATCCCGGGCACCGATGCTCCCTCGACCGACGGCAAGCGCTACTACCAACAGGGCTTCGACGTCCTCTCCAAGGGcctggccggcggcggctggaCCTCGGTCACGGCCAATAACGCGCCAGACAAGAAGAACCGCACCTTCTCCCATGCCCCCTTCATGttcgccggcggcgagcgCAACGGCCCGCTGGGCACCTACTTCCAGACCGCCAAGAAGCGCAGCAACTTCAAGCTCTGGCTCAACACGTCGGTCAAGCGCGTCATCCGCCAGGGCGGCCACATCACCGGCGTCGAGGTCGAGCCGTTCCGCGACGGCGGTTACCAAGGCATCGTCCCCGTCACCAAGGTTACGGGCCGCGTCATCCTCTCTGCCGGTACCTTTGGCAGTGCAAAGATCCTGCTGAGGAGCGGTATCGGTCCGAACGATCAGCTGCAGGTTGTCGCGGCCTCGGAGAAGGATGGCCCTACCATGATCAGCAACTCGTCCTGGATCAACCTGCCTGTCGGCTACAACCTGGATGACCACCTCAAC ACCGACACTGTCATCTCCCACCCCGACGTCGTGTTCTACGACTTCTACGAGGCGTGGGACAATCCCATCCAGTCTGACAAGGACAGCTACCTCAACTCGCGCACGGGCATCCTCGCCCAAGCCGCTCCCAACATTGGGCCTAT GTTCTGGGAAGAGATCAAGGGTGCGGACGGCATTGTTCGCCAGCTCCAGTGGACTGCCCGTGTCGAGGGCAGCCTGGGTGCCCCCAACGGCA AGACCATGACCATGTCGCAGTACCTCGGTCGTGGTGCCACCTCGCGCGGCCGCATGACCATCACCCCGTCCCTGACAACTGTCGTCTCGGACGTGCCCTACCTCAAGGACCCCAACGACAAGGAGGCCGTCATCCAGGGCATCATCAACCTGCAGAACGCCCTCAAGAACGTCGCCAACCTGACCTGGCTCTTCCCCAACTCGACCATCACGCCGCGCCAATACGTTGACAGC ATGGTCGTCTCCCCGAGCAACCGGCGCTCCAACCACTGGATGGGCACCAACAAGATCGGCACCGACGACGGGCGCAAGGGCGGCTccgccgtcgtcgacctCAACACCAAGGTCTACGGCACCGACAACCTCTTCGTCATCGACGCCTCCATCTTCCCCGGCGTGCCCACCACCAACCCCACCTCGTACATCGTGACGGCGTCGGAGCACGCCTCGGCCCGCATCCTCGCCCTGCCCGACCTCACGCCCGTCCCCAAGTACGGGCAGTGCGGCGGCCGCGAATGGAGCGGCAGCTTCGTCTGCGCCGACGGCTCCACGTGCCAGATGCAGAACGAGTGGTACTCGCAGTGCTTGTGA